In the Scatophagus argus isolate fScaArg1 chromosome 11, fScaArg1.pri, whole genome shotgun sequence genome, TTGCTTCCTAAAATTGACTACATATCTTTGCCTTATTTTATCAGTTACCTTTGTCTTGAAAGGAAGTCGAGAGTTAAATGTATGATGACTGAATAATAAGTGCTATGATGATTCAGTTTGGCTCTGGCATGTCATATTCTCATATTTCTTAGTGTTGGGATAGATTTATCATTCTTTTTAGCCTAATCTTTCTGTTTGAATGCCAGAGTAGATGGTGACATTTTTATAATGTAGTAATGCCATTCGTACATGTAGCCTCGAAATCTTGATTCCAGTTTTATTAGCTAGTATAAAGAATTGGGAATTGGGACCACAGGGTCTcatatcaattttttttttttttttttttttttttttagttttgtgatTATGCCCCAGGAaggtgctttgttttttgagtgCCCTAAATCATTGCAACACAGGTGGTATACTGTTGTGTGTGAGTTCAAACCCTTTTCCAAAGTGTTACTAATGGTAAAGAGAAATTTTCTAGGCTTCTTTTCTGCCGGTTGAAGTCTGACTGCAGAAGACCCTTGGCACTGAAAGTGTACGTATTCTGAAGAGCACAGCCCAGGACCCCTGCATCAGTGATGGCAATAACTTCTTAATCCACTTAAAGAAAACACCACAACCTCAGCTCTTCTCTCTATGtatctgcttttcttcattAGAATGCTATGACTGTATGTAAGAGACACCAATGTATATCTGTATGTAATTTCGTAGGACTTTGAGCAGTTTATGAAAACAGGAACGTAAGTTAATCTGTTGGTAAAGAGAGTCAGGGTTAgctggctgtgtttgtgcttgctgTGTTTGTAGTAACTTGGGTTCCTAGTGCGTATGCTAATGTTTGTCCTATGTTCTTGTTCGTGCTCTTTCGCGCAGGGGGCAAAACGCCGGACCCCAAGCTGCAAGTCAGGTCTTATGTGGATGTCATGTTGGAGCAGAACCTGTCCAAAGAAGAGGTAAGCGGCTACACACTGTTTTCTCGAATACAAACTAAACTGTTTCAGATTATGTCGGATGTTAATCCTTTATACAGTCTTGTCCTTTGTTGCAGTATAGTTTATCCTGATGTTTGTGCGTTTTTGCTTGTAGAGAGAGATTCGTCTGCAGCTGGCAGAGAAGGCCAAGTCAGGGGACCTGAAAGCTGTCAACGGGGCCGCTGCCGCCCAAGCTGCCACAAAACGTAAGCGTCGCTGGGACCAGACAGCTGACCAAACCCCCTCCAATGCTACTCCCAAAAAGATGTCCAGCTGGGACCAGGCTGATTCCACTGCTGAGGTGAGCCACTTAAAGAGATAACTTTAAGAGTATCTAAACGCCGGAGTCTTGGCTTAACTTTCAGCAGAAGAAAGTGGTTTAGTTACGCTTTAAGTGCCTCACAGTGGGTACAGATATTACGGTCCGTTCTGAGTACTCACTATATTGTAATTTGTTAAATGTAGGGCAACTATTTTGAGGTTAAAGACCGTGTGACTCTTTAATCTTATAATTGTAATctaattattatatatttatctgtaattatataattataattttttgGGCCCTCGTAGACACCAGGACAcacccctgcacacacaccttcaaacaGCCGATGGGATGAAACCCCTGGCCGCCCTAAAGGCAGTGAGACACCAGGGGCCACTCCCAGTACACGCATGTGGGACCCCACTCCCAGTCACACACCTGCTGGTGCTGCCACCCCAGGCAGGGACACACCTGGCCACGCCACTCCTGGACATGGTGGGGCCACAGGAAGTGTACGCAAGAACCGCTGGGACGAAACCCCAAAGACCGAAAGGGAAACACCAGGACACGGGAGTGGCTGGGCTGAAACACCACGCACGGACAGAGGTGATGAGTCAGTGGGCGAGACTCCAACCCCAGGGGCTAGTAAGAGGAAGTCTCGGTGGGATGAAACCCCTGCCAGTCAGATGGGATCCTCAACACCACTACTTACCCCAGGAAAAACTCCCATAGGAACACCAGCAATGAACATGGCAACTCCAACACCAGGTACGTAAGCCATCACTTCTTGTTGTAATATACACTCCTCCTGTCACTTCCTTGGGTACTGCAGTCGTTTGCAttgagaaagagacagcaaagAAGAAACCGCATTTGCCGAAGCTAATGCATATCTAAACTATTCTGTATTAGTCATATGGATCTTCAAGTTCATTCATTAAttgactgttttctttaaatcaatttgctcttctctttctttcaggtCACCTGATGAGCATGACCCCAGAGCAGCTGCAGGCATGGAGGTGGGAGAGGGAAATTGATGAGAGGAACCGACCTCTCACAGATGAGGAACTTGATGCCATGTTCCCAGAAGGCTACAAGGTCCATGTCCcttttattgcatttaattTTCCAGTGACAAAATCATGagtaaaaaaaacttttagtAACAGCACTGACAGTTTATTTCTCCTCTTCACAGGTTTTGCCACCACCAGCAGGCTACGTGCCAATCCGTACTCCGGCCCGTAAGCTTTCAGCCACTCCTACACCTATTGGAGGCATGACAGGCTTCCACATGCAGGCGGAGGATCGcaccacaaaacaaatgaatgaccAGCCCTCAGGAAACCTCCCCTTCCTCAAACCTGATGACATCCAGTATTTTGACAAATTGCTGGTGAGCATCAAATTTTTGTGTGCAACATATACAAAGCACTGTGAAATCAGCAGCTGGAGGCTTATCCTGTCTGAAGTTCAGAATGTGTGTTGATGGCtagctctgtgtttttttttttttttgtgttaggTGGAGGTGGATGAGTCCACACTGAGTCcagaggagcagaaagaaaggaaaatcatgaagctgctgctgaagattAAAAATGGAACACCACCTATGAGAAAGGTTAGTTGCTTTTAGCTCCTTACTTTGAAACCTCTTATGATCTCTAGTATCCACTTTTAAAACTTCCCCTCAACTCCCAGAATTTTCCAGAATTCCCCTAGAGCTGCTCCTGtccattttcttctcatgtCATAAATCTGCTATGGTGGCCTGTTTAGAATAATGCACCAAAGTGACTCCTGTGGCAAGATCAACACCCAGCACTGAGCCTGTATGTGGCTacagtgtgaatattttcttGCTAAAGAATTTTCTCTCTGAGGAACTACTGCTTTCAGTAGAGGTTGTTGTGTAGACCATTATGATCTGCTGGGAGCAgtagacagaaaacatcatttcTGGAGGCCTCAGTGCATGTGATTACAACCATAGTTTACTGACTGAACCTCCCCTTCTCGTGTCCCAGGCTGCTCTCCGTCAGATCACAGATAAAGCTCGTGAATTTGGAGCAGGCCCCCTGTTCAACCAGATCCTACCATTACTCATGTCGCCCACCCTGGAGGACCAGgagcgccacctgctggttaAAGTGATTGACCGCATTCTCTACAAACTGGATGACCTGGTTCGACCATACGTACACAAGGTAGGCTGAGTGTAGGAGGTCTGCGCTCGTTTTAGTGGACTGTAATCATAAGAACTAACTTAAAGTTTTCTTTGTGTCCAGATCCTGGTGGTGATTGAGCCCCTTCTGATTGATGAGGACTACTATGCCAGAGTAGAAGGGAGAGAAATCATCTCTAACTTGGCAAAGGTAATATGGAGCctttagaaaaataaactaTGCACACTCCACTTCCTGCGAACTTTTCTCGTCTGTTCGACCACTCCATGGTCAGATCGGAGCTAGCCGTTCGCTAGATTAACACCAACATGAGAGCTAGCAGACCTGATATTGATGTCACGTCTGTTCTCAACCTGCACCCGTTGGTTATAATCGGATATGTTACTGAAAGAATGTTACTGCTTTgataaaaaattaattattgcCACAGTTAAGACACATCAGTCTCAATACAAATACCCAAATGGTTGTAAAGAACCACTACTACCCTGGTGATCCCTGCCATTTGTATACTGGTGTACCAGAACCAGGTTTAACCGAGGTTTCAGTGCTCCAAGAAGTCCTTGAAAGTTTGTAAAttttaaggggggggggggggcgataAACGCAGTTTTGACTGAATAAAAGGAAGTACACAGTGTGTTGCTTGTAACTGTGCTCTATTGGGTGGTGCTGTCATGGGATATTATATCATGTGATATTTTACATTAGTAAGATAGAAATTGGATTATTCCCTCAGGCATTATGTAATTGGAGTGTATCACTAAAACATGTCATTCAGCAAGGagtgttttctggttttgaTGACTGTTGATGACTTGACTTGGTCATTAATTGTCTTATGATGActcagatgtttgacatttctttctgtttatccCAGGCTGCTGGTTTGGCTACGATGATCTCCACAATGCGACCTGATATTGACAACATGGATGAGTATGTGAGAAACACCACAGCCCGAGCCTTTGCCGTGGTGGCCTCTGCTCTTGGTATTCCCTCTCTGCTTCCGTTCCTCAAAGCTGTGTGTAAAAGCAAGAAGTCGTGGCAGGCCCGACACACAGGCATCAAGATCGTACAGCAGATAGCCATCCTCATGGGCTGCGCCATTCTGCCCCATCTTCGCAGCTTGGTGGAGATTATCGAACACGGTCAGTCATGCTCACTTGTAAAGGTTTTTGCAGGTCGCTGTAGATGTCCAGTGttgataattttaaaaagtatttttaagtACCAAATATTGTTCATTGCAGctttttaggttttattttcacatacagTTTCTTTGGGTTTTTACACTGGTGCTCATGGTTAATGAACCAGTCCTCAGATGCTATTGTAATTTTATTCTTACAACATGAATTCTCTCTTCCTGTGGAAGTTACATAGTTATAAAACGTAATTtagttatttaattttactgtaaatacataaaatgtgGTATATATGTATTGAAGATCTGACTTTTGGTTCTGACTGTGTGGTGCCACAGGTCTGGTGGATGAGCAGCAGAAAGTGAGGACCATCAGTGCCCTGGCTATAGCTGCCCTTGCTGAAGCTGCCACACCTTATGGTATTGAATCTTTTGACTCAGTCCTCAAGCCACTCTGGAAGGGTAtcagacagcacagaggaaaggtgagaagtttaaaaaaaaaaaaaaaacaattacaaaaggTCAAGTTTTTGAACAAGCTATTTATTGCAAGATCAACACCCAGCACTAAGCCTGCATGTGGCTGCAGTGTGAATATTTGCTTGCTATAAAGTCTCCTTGGAggggctgctgctgtcagtagAGGCCACATGGAAGACCGTTAGTAATCTGCTGGCAGCATCAGACAAatactttaaattttaatgtctTCAAGGCTCACTTTCTGAGTTAAATTTGTATTCACTACTTTTTTTCTTCGCCTTGTGACCAGGGTCTGGCTGCTTTCCTCAAAGCCATTGGATACCTGATCCCACTGATGGATGCTGAGTATGCAAACTACTATACCAGAGAGGTGATGCTGATCCTCATCAGAGAGTTCCAGTCGCCTGATGAGGAGATGAAAAAGATTGTACTCAAGGTAATGATGGGAAAAAATAGTTTATTGTATGACTGTCAATGAACGTTAGGTATCAAGTCTGTAGCATAAACCATGCTTCATGCAACTCATTCTCGCCTGTTCAACCACTACATGGTTTCATCAGGGCTAGTAGTTCGCTAGATGAATACCAACATGAGAATTAGCAGAGATGACATGTGTGTCCTCTCTGTTCTCACCCTGCACCCGTTGGTTACATTTACAAACACTGTTCCTTGTCTGAACTGTGACGGTAGAACCTAAAATGTCACTGATTTTGTCAGTCACACATTACTGGCTCTGATGtgcacttgtgttttgtctcgtAGGTGGTAAAACAGTGTTGTGGCACTGATGGTGTGGAAGCCAACTACATTAAAACTGAGATCCTGCCCCCCTTCTTCAAGCACTTCTGGCAACACAGGATGGCTCTGGACAGACGCAACTACAGACAGGTTAGCAAACAAAATTGTTCATAACAGACAGTGGTATGTTTGCACACATTGTGCACACATATCTGATCTGTCTTTGTCCCCTAACAGTTGGTGGACACCACAGTGGAGCTGGCCAACAAAGTGGGAGCAGCAGAGATCATTTCTCGTATTGTTGATGACCTGAAAGATGAGGCAGAGCAGTACAGAAAGATGGTGATGGAGACCATTGAAAAAATCATGGGCAACTTGGGTGCAGCTGACATCGACCACAAACTTGAGGAGCAGTTGATTGATGGTATCCTGTACGCCTTCCAGGAACAAACAACAGAGGTGAGAGGGATGACTCTCAGCAGGTTGAGCTGTTAAGAAATCTTTTGTGCACAGAGCTTGCAATTTCAAGATTTTCAAATATAGAAAGTGCcctaaatgttgttgttttgtacattttttgtttttttttctccaggaCTCTGTCATGCTGAACGGTTTTGGTACAGTGGTGAATGCCCTCGGGAAGCGCGTGAAACCCTACCTGCCTCAGATCTGTGGTACGGTGCTGTGGCGTCTGAACAACAAGTCAGCCAAAGTCCGTCAGCAGGCTGCTGACCTGATCTCCCGCACGGCAGTGGTCATGAAAACTTGCCAGGAGGTACACCATgaaaacacgcacacagattcaagattcaagaccCAAGAACCAACCATTTAACTTATTTTCAAAACTAATACACGTTCTCTTTGTCTGTCGCTGCAGGAGAAGCTGATGGGCCACTTGGGTGTGGTGCTGTATGAATACCTGGGAGAGGAGTATCCTGAGGTGCTGGGTAGCATCCTGGGAGCACTCAaagccattgttaatgttatcGGTAAGTGTCCTACATCACCTTACACACGCATCTGCTATCATGACATTTTGAGTGATTAACCTGTTTTGCCTTGCCGGTCATTCAGATTTCAGGATGTAAGAATAGAAAAGTGAATAGCTATTTGATCGTGCTCTTTTCATTGCAGGTATGCACAAGATGACCCCACCAATCAAAGACCTGCTTCCTCGTTTGACTCCCATCCTGAAGAACAGACATGAGAAAGTGCAGGAGAACTGTATCGACTTGGTAGGCAGGATTGCTGACAGGTCAGTAGAATGAAGTTGTACGGTTCTGATCACAGTGTCTTTTAGGCTTGTGCATCGAGCAGCGCAGGGCATTACCCTAAcgctttgtgtgtattttaggGGTGCTGAATATGTGTCGGCCAGGGAGTGGATGAGGATTTGTTTTGAACTGCTGGAGCTGCTCAAGGCTCACAAAAAAGCCATCCGCAGAGCAACTGTCAACACATTTGGTTATATTGCCAAAGCCATTGGGTGAGTGCTCTCTATTATTGTATTGTGAAGATCATGAATACCCAATAATTCTGTCTTTAATGTTCATTGAATTCTCTCCGTTCAGGGTATCTGCAGCTTTGGAaaagtgttgattttttttttttttttttttttttctgtaaagaaGCTTTACAATATATTAAAAAGACTTCATTTAAGTTCACGAAGgcaaaatattttctcttgtcagctgtaatgtaatgttggtcataaaatatttttgtatccCATTGTGGGCTTTCAAGAGTTTCAGCCTGTAGCATCAGACTTGtattaaagacagaaagagaatacTAGAAGTCTTCCAGTAACAAAGGCCAATATGATAACATTAGTTTGTAGTAGGAAAAAGCTGATATTTTATTAATTGAACAATAAACTGTCCACACGcaccacaaaaataaataaatcagcacTGTGAGTTGCATCAATTACATTATATCATTTGGAATTACTCCTATATACTGCTGGGAAATACTAAAAAACTGATAAATACCTAGACCATATAGTCTAAACTGGTTTTCTGTCATACTTATGTACTTCATTGTTTGTGAAATTCTTTTCTATGTGCTGTTAAGTCTCCCTGCAGAGACCCTGTAACCGtcatttttttgcaaatgtcaTCTGAACTTGTGCTCtgtccctctccttcctcttaGCCCACATGATGTCTTAGCCACTCTGCTCAATAACCTGAAGGTCCAGGAGCGTCAGAACAGAGTCTGCACGACTGTGGCCATTGCCATCGTTGCAGAGACTTGTTCACCATTTACAGTGCTGCCAGCGCTCATGAATGAGTACCGTGTTCCTGAGCTCAATGTGCAGAACGGAGTGCTCAAGTCCCTCTCCTTCTTGTTCGAGTACATTGGAGAGATGGGCAAAGACTACATCTACGCTGTCACGCCTCTGCTGGAGGATGCACTCATGGACAGGTGAGTAGGAAGACAAAGGGTTTATGTTTCCTCAATTCATCCACTGTATACTATTACTAATCTGGACAAACACATTGTAAAAACAGCCACAAaggctcagccccttacttccagtgaagagaaatcttaatgtttcagcatgccaagacattttggacaatgctatgcttccatctttgtggcagcagtttggggaaggccctgtGCTATTCCAATGTGActaccccagtgcacaaagcaaggtcaaagacatggttggatgacttGACTGGcttgcacagagccctgacctcaaaacccatcaaatacctttgggatgaattggaacAGAGAGTACGAGCCAGACgttttcgtccaacatcagtgcctgacctcacaaatgctctgctgcaatGAATGGGCAATATTTGTCAGAGAAgcactccaaaatcttgtggaaagccttcccagaagagtggaagctttaatagctgcaaagctgtctatgtatttagaatgcaatacCATTAAAATCCTTGCTGGTATAATAGTCAGTTGTCACAACACTTGTCCATATATTATATGATAAGTAGcagtttcctttaaaaaaaaatgcataggTCGATGTGATAGTAATCTCTGTCATCACTTACGAGCCTCTAGaacaggcatctcaaactggtccacaggagggccggtgtggctgcaggtttttgtgccaaccaaccaagagcacaccgtttgaccaatcaactgtctgaagacggagatcagttgattaaatgagtcaagtctggtgtgctgctacttggttggaaagaaaacctgcagccacaccggccctcctgtggaccagtttgacatgcctgatctAGAAGTATGTGGTGGTGTCAGTATCTGCACAGACCCTGCACCTCTGTATTTcgttattttctttttgttttgctgtgtcgAGACATTTCCAGTTGTCAAAATCTAGTTTTCAATTTAGGTATACTCATAGTGTTGAGCCTCAACCTGTGTTTCTGTCATCCTGCAGGGACTTGGTCCATAGGCAGACGGCCAGTGCAGTGGTCCAGCACATGTCTTTGGGCGTCTATGGTTTTGGCTGTGAAGACTCACTAAATCACTTGCTTAATTATGTGTGGCCCAACGTATTTGAGACGTCCCCTCATGTAATCCAGGCAGTAATGGGTGCTCTGGAAGGACTGAGGGTTGCCATCGGGCCTTGCCGCATGCTGCAGTACTGCTTACAGGTATGGACAGCCAAATAAAGATTAAGTATTGATAAACTGTCTAATGCTGCTGAATTATCTCTTAATAGATTCATTGTTATTGTAATAATTGTGACGATGATTATACATGTATGAGTGTGAGTGatcaaaataatcacaaaagtCACTGTGATTAATCTGTATTATTGTGTTGCTTGTGTCTCCAGGGTCTGTTCCATCCCGCCAGAAAGGTGAGAGATGTCTACTGGAAGATTTACAACTCCATCTACATTGGCTCACAGGACGCACTCATCGCCCACTACCCACAAGTCTACAATGACGAGAAAAACGTTTACGTCCGCTATGAGCTGGAATATGTCTTGTAAATACAAATTTATgtccccttttttcccccccttccCTCAGTTATCACTCTCCATTGTTGTCTCTGTCTTGGTCTAGGACCGAGTCTGGTTTTATTTCGTAACTGCTGGTCTTTCCCAGGACAAAACGGTCCCATGACAGGCACATTTAGCCTCTTTTTGATGCTACCTAGTGAGCCTGAATTAAAAATGAGTATGCCATtaggagaaaaaagaaggaacTTTGTAGAGCctatgtaatttttttctttttttaatttgtactATTTTTGAGTGTTAATTGTAAGGAATGGCTGAGGTCAGACAAGCCTCGTTTCAAGAATGCAGAGCAGTCATCACAATGTTTCAGATATTTggattatgttttgtttgtgtgtatagaTAGGACTCTGTACCGGCTGCTTCTTTTACACACCTGCTCCTCATGTCACACTTTTTGTTCTTACTGGATTGTTGCTTTATTTaaccaaataaaatgtttgtgtataaAAATTCCaattctgtgtgtctgtcagttttatttcctcCATCTGTGAGGCACAAACCAACTATGGACATTTACAGATGGATGTAACAGCTGTTGGTGAGTTTTCATACAAATGCAAATGGAAATCTCACTATGTTTACCTGAACATACgattcaaaaatgaaaaaaacatcagacataCATTAGTACAGGCAACACTGTGTTAATGAAACCAGAGCTAAAACAATTACAGAACATTGATtaatccaaaaatgaaaaaatcatCAGAACGAAAGGAATTTTTAACTGCAGCTGTGAACAGAGCAGGATTGGACTTCGTGTTGCATAGTTGACTTCAGTACTTCAACAGATTTATTGCCAAACATTTCTGTTCCAATGTACTAAGGCAGTCAGTGCTGTTCTCACTTCTAGCGCCCCCATCACCCCAGCATCCGCCACTAAACTCTGAGGTACCTTCCCTTAGAAGTGGGACATATTGTCACTTTCCGTTGCTGAGCTTGGTGTTGCCAGTCGGTAGTGACGAGTTCACGGTCTAAATGCCACATCTCTACAGTATACAAGAAATTCAGTATTTTACACATCTAATAAAAGCATAGATATCCTTGTCTAccctttaaatgttaaaattatagGTGAATTGTTAGGGTTAGGCCAATAGCGTCACAACATACCTAGCCTCCTTGTTATCAACCAgctgagacaaaacaaccaGATAAAGCACCAAGAGCGTGGGGTGCAGGCTGTGGCCTCGGTGGCCTTGTTGAGAACGAACTCATTCTTCACATCATATGGGTGAACTAAGTGTGACATAGTGGAGGCAGTGAGTTGTACTTGCTCGAGGTTACATACATGTCTCCTTTTCAAGCTCATGGCCGAGCAAAAACTCAACATGAATTCTGCTCTCTTGTGATTTATAGTCTCTAAGTGTCCGGAATTATGAATACTTTGAAAGAGTGAGTTAATATGACGGGCTGAGAAGTGATATatcttctctcctccatctgaACATCCTTGAGAGCCACCCCTCCATTATAGATAATGAATG is a window encoding:
- the sf3b1 gene encoding splicing factor 3B subunit 1 isoform X2 — protein: MLEQNLSKEEREIRLQLAEKAKSGDLKAVNGAAAAQAATKRKRRWDQTADQTPSNATPKKMSSWDQADSTAETPGHTPAHTPSNSRWDETPGRPKGSETPGATPSTRMWDPTPSHTPAGAATPGRDTPGHATPGHGGATGSVRKNRWDETPKTERETPGHGSGWAETPRTDRGDESVGETPTPGASKRKSRWDETPASQMGSSTPLLTPGKTPIGTPAMNMATPTPGHLMSMTPEQLQAWRWEREIDERNRPLTDEELDAMFPEGYKVLPPPAGYVPIRTPARKLSATPTPIGGMTGFHMQAEDRTTKQMNDQPSGNLPFLKPDDIQYFDKLLVEVDESTLSPEEQKERKIMKLLLKIKNGTPPMRKAALRQITDKAREFGAGPLFNQILPLLMSPTLEDQERHLLVKVIDRILYKLDDLVRPYVHKILVVIEPLLIDEDYYARVEGREIISNLAKAAGLATMISTMRPDIDNMDEYVRNTTARAFAVVASALGIPSLLPFLKAVCKSKKSWQARHTGIKIVQQIAILMGCAILPHLRSLVEIIEHGLVDEQQKVRTISALAIAALAEAATPYGIESFDSVLKPLWKGIRQHRGKGLAAFLKAIGYLIPLMDAEYANYYTREVMLILIREFQSPDEEMKKIVLKVVKQCCGTDGVEANYIKTEILPPFFKHFWQHRMALDRRNYRQLVDTTVELANKVGAAEIISRIVDDLKDEAEQYRKMVMETIEKIMGNLGAADIDHKLEEQLIDGILYAFQEQTTEDSVMLNGFGTVVNALGKRVKPYLPQICGTVLWRLNNKSAKVRQQAADLISRTAVVMKTCQEEKLMGHLGVVLYEYLGEEYPEVLGSILGALKAIVNVIGMHKMTPPIKDLLPRLTPILKNRHEKVQENCIDLVGRIADRGAEYVSAREWMRICFELLELLKAHKKAIRRATVNTFGYIAKAIGPHDVLATLLNNLKVQERQNRVCTTVAIAIVAETCSPFTVLPALMNEYRVPELNVQNGVLKSLSFLFEYIGEMGKDYIYAVTPLLEDALMDRDLVHRQTASAVVQHMSLGVYGFGCEDSLNHLLNYVWPNVFETSPHVIQAVMGALEGLRVAIGPCRMLQYCLQGLFHPARKVRDVYWKIYNSIYIGSQDALIAHYPQVYNDEKNVYVRYELEYVL
- the sf3b1 gene encoding splicing factor 3B subunit 1 isoform X1; the protein is MAKIAKTHEDIEAQILEIQGMKANLLEEGDQGVGLDSTGFYDQEIYGGSDSRFAGYVTSIAADEQEDDDEDDSSTSLLGQKKPGGHAPVAKINAIPQSDEQYDPFAEHRPQKIAEREDEYKARRRQMIISPERLDPFADGGKTPDPKLQVRSYVDVMLEQNLSKEEREIRLQLAEKAKSGDLKAVNGAAAAQAATKRKRRWDQTADQTPSNATPKKMSSWDQADSTAETPGHTPAHTPSNSRWDETPGRPKGSETPGATPSTRMWDPTPSHTPAGAATPGRDTPGHATPGHGGATGSVRKNRWDETPKTERETPGHGSGWAETPRTDRGDESVGETPTPGASKRKSRWDETPASQMGSSTPLLTPGKTPIGTPAMNMATPTPGHLMSMTPEQLQAWRWEREIDERNRPLTDEELDAMFPEGYKVLPPPAGYVPIRTPARKLSATPTPIGGMTGFHMQAEDRTTKQMNDQPSGNLPFLKPDDIQYFDKLLVEVDESTLSPEEQKERKIMKLLLKIKNGTPPMRKAALRQITDKAREFGAGPLFNQILPLLMSPTLEDQERHLLVKVIDRILYKLDDLVRPYVHKILVVIEPLLIDEDYYARVEGREIISNLAKAAGLATMISTMRPDIDNMDEYVRNTTARAFAVVASALGIPSLLPFLKAVCKSKKSWQARHTGIKIVQQIAILMGCAILPHLRSLVEIIEHGLVDEQQKVRTISALAIAALAEAATPYGIESFDSVLKPLWKGIRQHRGKGLAAFLKAIGYLIPLMDAEYANYYTREVMLILIREFQSPDEEMKKIVLKVVKQCCGTDGVEANYIKTEILPPFFKHFWQHRMALDRRNYRQLVDTTVELANKVGAAEIISRIVDDLKDEAEQYRKMVMETIEKIMGNLGAADIDHKLEEQLIDGILYAFQEQTTEDSVMLNGFGTVVNALGKRVKPYLPQICGTVLWRLNNKSAKVRQQAADLISRTAVVMKTCQEEKLMGHLGVVLYEYLGEEYPEVLGSILGALKAIVNVIGMHKMTPPIKDLLPRLTPILKNRHEKVQENCIDLVGRIADRGAEYVSAREWMRICFELLELLKAHKKAIRRATVNTFGYIAKAIGPHDVLATLLNNLKVQERQNRVCTTVAIAIVAETCSPFTVLPALMNEYRVPELNVQNGVLKSLSFLFEYIGEMGKDYIYAVTPLLEDALMDRDLVHRQTASAVVQHMSLGVYGFGCEDSLNHLLNYVWPNVFETSPHVIQAVMGALEGLRVAIGPCRMLQYCLQGLFHPARKVRDVYWKIYNSIYIGSQDALIAHYPQVYNDEKNVYVRYELEYVL